A single window of Helicobacter pylori NCTC 11637 = CCUG 17874 = ATCC 43504 = JCM 12093 DNA harbors:
- the secA gene encoding preprotein translocase subunit SecA, which translates to MIKAIIGKIIGTRNDRWIKQYKKQVLTINALEPTYEKMSDDELQNAFEELKKRVRSTEKDLQEKTLLEVLPESFAITREASKRILKMRHFDVQLIGGMVLNDGKIAEMKTGEGKTLVATLAVALNALKGESVYVVTVNDYLAHRDSKEMEPLYHFLGYSVGTITASVRDDDERLEIYSKDIVYGTNNEFGFDYLRDNMKYSLEHKVQKSHAFAIVDEVDSILIDEARTPLIISGPVDRRMENYNKADEVAKSMQVETDFTIDEKNRAILITEEGIKKAENLFGVDNLYKIENAALSHHLDQALKANYLFFIDKDYIVANNEVVIVDEFTGRLSEGRRFSEGLHQALEAKEGVSIKEESQTLADITFQNYFRMFSKLSGMTGTAQTEATEFLEIYNLEVVSIPTNLAIKRKDLNDLIYKSEKEKFDAVILKIKELHDKGQPVLVGTASIEKSETLHALLKKERIPHTVLNAKQHTKEAEIIKDAGLKGAVTIATNMAGRGVDIKLTDEIKELGGLYIIGTERHESRRIDNQLRGRSGRQGDPGTSQFYLSLEDNLLRIFGSDRIKGVMEKLGLKDGEHIESKLVTRAVENAQKKVENLHFESRKHLLEYDDVANEQRKSVYKFRDELLDVNYDISAKIAENREYALHQIFSKLKAFDHQNLSEEELLGLKNVLKEDFNAHVSLEDLKKAAPIESFVAEKLKNDYENKMKVLDSEQRSRIERIVYLQILDNAWREHLYTMDNLKTGINLRGYNQKDPLVEYKKESYNLFLEFIEDIKMEAIKTFSKIQFENEQDSSDAERYLDNFSEEREYESVTYRHEEALDEDLNVAMKAFSKTPKRNEPCPCGSGKKYKDCCAKSGPKKGLFAK; encoded by the coding sequence ATGATAAAAGCAATCATTGGAAAAATCATTGGCACCAGAAACGATCGCTGGATCAAACAATACAAAAAACAAGTCCTAACTATCAATGCTTTAGAGCCTACTTATGAAAAAATGAGCGATGATGAGCTGCAAAACGCTTTTGAAGAATTAAAAAAACGCGTGCGATCCACAGAAAAAGATTTGCAAGAAAAAACCCTTTTAGAAGTCCTGCCTGAAAGTTTTGCTATCACTAGAGAAGCGAGTAAAAGGATCTTAAAGATGCGCCATTTTGACGTGCAACTCATTGGGGGCATGGTCTTAAACGATGGCAAAATCGCTGAAATGAAAACCGGCGAGGGCAAGACTTTAGTCGCTACTTTAGCGGTGGCTTTGAACGCTTTAAAGGGCGAGAGCGTGTATGTGGTAACCGTTAATGATTACCTGGCCCATAGGGATTCTAAAGAAATGGAGCCGTTGTATCATTTCTTAGGTTATAGCGTAGGCACAATCACTGCGAGCGTGCGCGATGATGATGAGCGATTAGAAATTTATTCTAAAGACATTGTTTATGGCACTAATAATGAATTTGGCTTTGATTATCTAAGGGATAACATGAAATATTCTTTAGAGCATAAGGTGCAAAAATCGCATGCGTTCGCTATTGTTGATGAGGTGGATTCCATTTTAATTGATGAAGCGAGAACCCCTTTAATCATTTCAGGGCCTGTGGACAGGCGCATGGAAAATTACAACAAGGCTGATGAAGTCGCTAAAAGCATGCAAGTGGAAACAGATTTCACCATAGATGAAAAAAACCGCGCGATTTTAATCACTGAAGAGGGGATTAAAAAAGCCGAAAACCTCTTTGGCGTGGATAATTTATACAAGATTGAAAACGCCGCCTTATCGCACCATTTAGACCAGGCTTTGAAAGCGAATTACCTCTTTTTTATTGATAAAGATTATATTGTAGCCAATAATGAAGTGGTGATTGTAGATGAATTTACCGGCCGTTTGTCTGAGGGGAGGCGCTTTAGTGAGGGCCTGCATCAGGCTTTAGAGGCTAAAGAGGGCGTGAGCATTAAAGAAGAGAGCCAAACCTTAGCCGATATTACTTTCCAAAATTATTTCAGGATGTTTTCTAAACTTTCAGGCATGACAGGCACGGCTCAAACCGAAGCCACAGAATTTTTAGAAATCTACAATTTAGAAGTGGTGTCTATCCCTACTAATCTAGCGATCAAGCGAAAAGATTTGAACGATCTCATCTATAAGAGTGAAAAAGAAAAATTTGACGCTGTGATCCTTAAAATTAAAGAATTGCACGATAAGGGTCAGCCCGTTTTAGTTGGCACGGCCAGTATTGAAAAGAGTGAAACCTTGCACGCTTTACTCAAAAAAGAACGCATCCCTCACACCGTCTTAAACGCCAAGCAGCACACCAAAGAAGCTGAAATCATCAAAGACGCCGGGCTTAAGGGGGCGGTTACGATTGCGACTAACATGGCAGGCAGAGGCGTTGATATTAAGCTCACTGATGAAATTAAAGAGCTTGGGGGGCTGTATATCATTGGCACTGAAAGGCATGAGAGCCGCAGGATTGACAACCAATTAAGGGGGCGAAGCGGGCGCCAGGGTGATCCGGGAACAAGCCAATTTTATTTGAGTTTAGAAGACAATCTGTTACGCATTTTTGGGAGCGATAGGATTAAGGGGGTGATGGAAAAATTAGGGCTTAAAGATGGCGAACACATTGAATCCAAGCTTGTAACAAGAGCAGTGGAAAACGCGCAAAAAAAAGTGGAAAACTTGCATTTTGAAAGCCGTAAGCATTTGTTAGAATACGATGATGTGGCTAATGAGCAACGAAAAAGCGTGTATAAATTTAGAGATGAATTATTAGATGTTAATTACGATATTAGCGCTAAAATCGCTGAAAACAGAGAATACGCGCTCCATCAAATCTTTTCTAAACTCAAAGCCTTTGACCATCAAAACCTGTCTGAAGAGGAACTTTTAGGGCTTAAAAACGTCTTAAAAGAAGATTTTAACGCTCATGTTTCATTAGAAGATTTAAAAAAAGCCGCTCCTATTGAAAGCTTTGTAGCTGAAAAACTCAAAAACGATTATGAAAACAAAATGAAAGTTTTGGATAGCGAACAAAGAAGCCGGATCGAACGCATCGTGTATTTGCAGATTTTAGACAACGCATGGCGAGAGCACCTTTATACGATGGATAATCTCAAAACTGGTATCAATTTAAGAGGCTACAACCAAAAAGACCCCCTTGTAGAATACAAAAAAGAGAGTTACAACCTTTTCTTAGAATTCATTGAAGACATCAAAATGGAAGCGATCAAAACCTTTTCTAAGATCCAGTTTGAAAATGAGCAAGATTCTAGCGATGCGGAGCGTTATTTGGATAACTTTAGCGAAGAAAGAGAGTATGAGAGCGTAACTTACCGCCATGAAGAAGCCTTAGACGAAGATTTGAATGTGGCCATGAAAGCTTTTTCTAAAACCCCTAAAAGAAACGAGCCTTGCCCTTGCGGGAGCGGCAAAAAATACAAAGATTGTTGCGCTAAAAGCGGGCCTAAAAAGGGCTTATTTGCCAAATAG
- a CDS encoding ABC transporter permease has protein sequence MPNRSLIFFLIKRYLRFDKSQPFISITALLAFFGVAVGVMVLIVAMAIMNGMSKEFEKKLFVMNYPLTLYTTSPYGISEEVVQALEKKFPNLLFSPYLQTQSLIKSAHSMNGGVVFGVDFSKERRINEVLNDALKNTNTNDLFKNPFNLIVGKSLRYSLNLDLNQKADLFFTELEPTGLTLSPIMKRFTIKGDFDSGLKSYDMSYMYASLQAISAIRRLPLGLYDGVHVYSKAPMKDIEILRNALKTINHHGIGIEGWWQQNGNFFSAMELEKRALFIVLMLIILMASLNIISSLLMVVMNRRKEIALLFSMGSSQKEIQKTFFYLGNIIGLGGVALGVVLAFLSMYLLSVFPIISLPADVYGINTLPLDLSLMDFLLTLIGSVIIVGLSSYYPSKKASAIDALSVLRNE, from the coding sequence TTGCCAAATAGATCGTTGATTTTTTTCCTTATCAAGCGTTATTTGCGTTTTGATAAAAGCCAGCCGTTTATTAGCATCACCGCTTTGTTGGCTTTTTTTGGCGTGGCGGTTGGCGTGATGGTTTTGATTGTGGCTATGGCGATCATGAACGGCATGAGTAAGGAATTTGAAAAAAAGCTTTTTGTGATGAATTACCCCTTAACGCTCTATACCACAAGCCCTTATGGGATCAGCGAAGAAGTGGTTCAAGCTTTAGAAAAAAAGTTCCCTAATTTGCTTTTTAGCCCCTATTTGCAAACTCAAAGCCTGATTAAAAGCGCGCATTCTATGAATGGCGGCGTGGTGTTTGGGGTTGATTTTTCTAAAGAAAGGCGCATCAATGAAGTTTTAAACGACGCTTTAAAAAACACCAATACAAACGATCTTTTTAAAAACCCTTTTAATTTAATCGTGGGGAAAAGCTTGAGATACAGCTTGAATTTAGATCTCAATCAAAAAGCCGATTTGTTTTTCACCGAATTAGAGCCAACCGGTCTCACGCTCTCCCCTATCATGAAGCGTTTTACCATCAAAGGCGATTTTGATTCAGGGCTAAAATCTTATGACATGAGCTACATGTATGCTAGCCTTCAAGCCATAAGCGCGATCAGGAGGTTGCCTTTAGGGCTTTATGATGGGGTGCATGTCTATTCTAAAGCGCCCATGAAGGATATTGAAATTTTACGCAACGCTTTAAAAACCATCAACCACCATGGCATAGGCATTGAAGGATGGTGGCAGCAAAACGGGAATTTTTTCTCGGCTATGGAATTAGAAAAAAGAGCGTTATTCATTGTGCTAATGCTCATTATTTTAATGGCGTCTTTGAATATCATCAGCTCGCTTTTAATGGTGGTGATGAACAGGCGTAAAGAAATCGCCCTACTCTTTAGCATGGGGAGCAGCCAAAAAGAAATCCAAAAAACCTTTTTTTATTTGGGCAATATCATTGGTTTAGGCGGTGTGGCGCTTGGGGTGGTTTTAGCGTTTTTAAGCATGTATCTTTTAAGCGTGTTCCCTATCATCTCGCTCCCAGCGGATGTCTATGGCATTAACACCTTGCCTTTGGATTTGTCTTTAATGGATTTTCTTCTCACTCTAATAGGCTCTGTGATTATCGTAGGGCTTTCTTCTTATTATCCGTCTAAAAAAGCTTCTGCTATTGACGCTTTAAGCGTGTTGAGGAATGAATAA
- the hofF gene encoding outer membrane beta-barrel protein HofF: MNYKVASAKNIATLLFLFSSQSEAFDLGKIAKIKAGAESFSKVGFNNKPINTNKGLYPTETFMTIMAYMQVDFTELLPKSATANGHHLDGSLGGWGGAVIYDTTKDFINEVTGKPYGAMAWNYVGYWGGLVGQKPWASCGLATGNLTQGQYDKMTQAEMTQLSNQEALEASTCAKTYADHTRNYVIYNAYLRYNYKDIFEIRGGRYESPADYMSGYNQGLDMTLNLGNFKFWWFSSFGRGFAYNEWLYNFYSPKTYTLKNGQTINPGVHAFYAIWNYKGWSIQPFVYFSPFNEYDPNFTITYDSNPTFTGLGFRSQTDVTVLNPFYAKRFWDTYQFGMPAGKNAHSLMIKQKFEWNEYNFGAGIYKSFGNANWMIGYHGNRLGFDFWTNTVYANTLNSLSYMMDANAFTVFAFGGGVHRKLLWGLLGRLTYGPRANEQVLSLNLGYKFTKNFSADIKFEYYNVLMHQGYKMGWNGPKLDSQPATDQDRSHIFTEIVWKL, translated from the coding sequence ATGAACTATAAAGTTGCATCTGCTAAAAATATCGCAACGCTTCTTTTTTTATTCTCTTCTCAAAGTGAAGCTTTTGATTTGGGTAAAATCGCTAAAATTAAAGCGGGTGCTGAAAGTTTCTCTAAAGTCGGTTTCAATAACAAACCTATCAACACTAATAAAGGGCTTTACCCTACCGAAACCTTTATGACGATCATGGCTTACATGCAAGTAGATTTTACGGAACTCTTGCCCAAAAGCGCTACGGCTAACGGGCACCATTTAGACGGGAGTCTTGGAGGTTGGGGGGGTGCTGTAATTTATGATACCACTAAGGATTTTATTAACGAAGTTACAGGGAAACCCTATGGGGCTATGGCTTGGAACTATGTGGGCTATTGGGGCGGTCTTGTGGGGCAAAAACCATGGGCTAGTTGCGGGTTAGCCACAGGGAATTTGACTCAAGGCCAATACGATAAGATGACTCAAGCTGAAATGACGCAGTTGTCTAATCAAGAAGCTTTAGAGGCTTCCACTTGTGCAAAAACCTATGCCGATCACACCAGAAACTATGTGATTTATAACGCTTACTTGCGCTACAACTACAAAGATATTTTTGAAATTAGGGGCGGGAGATACGAGTCCCCAGCGGATTATATGAGTGGTTATAACCAAGGCTTGGATATGACCTTAAACTTAGGGAATTTCAAATTCTGGTGGTTTAGCTCTTTTGGCCGTGGCTTTGCCTATAACGAGTGGCTTTATAATTTCTATTCGCCTAAAACCTACACTCTTAAAAACGGGCAAACCATAAACCCTGGGGTGCATGCCTTTTATGCCATTTGGAATTACAAGGGTTGGAGCATTCAGCCTTTTGTCTATTTTTCACCCTTTAACGAATACGACCCTAACTTTACGATCACTTATGATAGTAACCCCACTTTTACCGGATTAGGGTTTCGCTCTCAAACCGATGTTACCGTGCTTAATCCTTTTTACGCTAAAAGATTTTGGGACACCTATCAATTTGGCATGCCAGCCGGTAAGAATGCGCACAGCTTGATGATTAAGCAAAAATTTGAATGGAATGAATACAATTTCGGTGCTGGGATTTATAAATCCTTTGGGAACGCTAACTGGATGATAGGCTACCATGGTAACCGCTTGGGCTTTGACTTTTGGACGAACACCGTTTATGCAAACACCCTTAACTCTTTGTCTTACATGATGGATGCGAACGCTTTTACCGTGTTTGCCTTTGGCGGTGGGGTGCATAGGAAACTCCTTTGGGGCTTATTGGGGCGTTTGACTTATGGGCCTAGAGCTAATGAGCAAGTCCTATCGCTCAACTTGGGCTATAAATTCACTAAAAATTTCTCAGCCGACATTAAATTTGAATATTATAATGTGTTGATGCATCAAGGCTATAAAATGGGGTGGAACGGGCCAAAATTAGACAGCCAACCCGCCACCGATCAAGACAGAAGCCACATTTTCACCGAGATCGTGTGGAAGCTTTAA
- a CDS encoding restriction endonuclease subunit S, which yields MHKIERLLQTLAPKGVEFRKLGEVINIFKGKQLNKELLLDYGEYPVMNGGIHASGYWNEYNTDYPKIIISQGGASAGYVNYMTSKFWAGAHCYAIELNSEKLNYKFLYYFLKNSQTILMKSQFGAGIPALNKADIETLTIPIPPLEIQQEIVKILDAFTELNTELNTRKKQYQYYQNMLLDFNDINQNHKDAKMSAKPYPKRLKTLLQTLAPKGVEFRKLGEVCDFQKGKSITKKAVTFGKVPVISGGRQPAYYHNEANRSGETIAISSSGVYAGYVSYWDIPVFLADSFSVSPKQKTLMPKYLFHYLTTQQDAIHATKSTGGIPHVYSKDLQNFLIPIPPLEIQQEIVKILDQFSILTTDLLAGIPAEIKARKKQYEYYREKLLTFKPLTPIKKLKNEF from the coding sequence ATGCATAAAATAGAGCGCTTACTCCAAACCTTAGCGCCTAAGGGGGTGGAGTTTAGGAAGTTGGGGGAGGTAATAAATATTTTTAAAGGAAAACAACTTAATAAAGAGCTTCTTTTGGATTATGGAGAATATCCTGTTATGAATGGAGGAATTCATGCTTCTGGTTATTGGAATGAATATAATACAGATTATCCAAAGATTATCATAAGTCAGGGCGGTGCTTCTGCCGGTTATGTAAATTACATGACTTCAAAATTTTGGGCGGGCGCTCATTGTTATGCGATTGAATTAAATTCAGAAAAACTCAATTATAAATTTTTATATTATTTTTTAAAAAATTCTCAAACCATTCTTATGAAATCTCAATTTGGTGCTGGTATCCCCGCACTCAATAAAGCAGATATTGAAACTTTAACCATCCCCATCCCACCCCTAGAAATCCAGCAAGAGATCGTTAAGATTTTGGACGCTTTCACAGAATTAAACACAGAATTAAACACGCGCAAAAAGCAATACCAGTATTACCAAAACATGCTTTTAGACTTTAACGATATTAACCAAAACCACAAAGACGCCAAAATGAGCGCCAAACCCTACCCTAAACGCTTGAAAACCTTACTCCAAACTCTAGCGCCTAAGGGGGTGGAGTTTAGGAAGTTGGGGGAGGTGTGTGATTTTCAAAAAGGAAAATCAATAACAAAAAAAGCCGTAACTTTTGGAAAAGTCCCCGTTATTTCGGGGGGAAGACAACCCGCTTATTATCACAATGAGGCAAATCGTAGCGGAGAAACAATAGCGATTTCTTCATCTGGAGTGTATGCTGGCTATGTTAGTTATTGGGATATTCCTGTTTTTCTTGCTGACTCTTTTTCTGTTTCACCAAAACAAAAAACCCTAATGCCTAAATATCTTTTTCACTATCTCACAACGCAACAAGATGCAATCCATGCAACAAAAAGCACAGGGGGAATTCCTCATGTTTATAGCAAAGACTTACAAAATTTTTTAATCCCCATCCCACCGCTAGAAATCCAACAAGAGATCGTTAAGATTTTGGATCAATTTTCAATTTTAACCACCGATTTATTAGCCGGTATCCCCGCTGAAATAAAAGCCCGAAAAAAGCAATACGAATATTACCGAGAAAAACTACTGACCTTCAAACCCCTAACCCCCATAAAGAAGTTAAAAAATGAGTTTTAA
- a CDS encoding heavy metal translocating P-type ATPase — protein MQEYHIHNLDCPDCASKLERDLNKLDYVKKAQINFSTSKLFLDTSDFEKVKAFIKQNEPHLSLSFKEAAEKPLSFTPLIVTIAVFLGAILILHLDPSPLIEKAVFFVLALVYLVSGKDVILGAFRGLRKGQFFDENALMLIATIAAFCVGAYEESVSIMVFYSAGEFLQKLAIARSKKSLKALVDVAPNLAYLKKGDALVSVAPEDLRVNDIVVVKVGEKVPVDGVVIKGESLLDERALSGESMPVNVSERSKVLGGSLNLKAVLEIQVEKLYKDSSIAKVVDLVQQATNEKSETEKFITKFSRYYTPSVLFIALMIAVLPPLFSMGSFDEWIYRGLVALMVSCPCALVISVPLGYFGGVGAASRKGILMKGVHVLEVLTQAKSIAFDKTGTLTKGVFKVTDIVPQNGHSKEEVLHYASCSQLLSTHPIALSIQKACEEMLKDDKHQHDIKNYEEVSGMGVKAQCHTDLIIAGNEKMLDQFNIAHSPSKENGTIVHVAFNQTYIGYIVISDEIKDDAIECLRDLKVQGIENFCILSGDRKSATESIAQTLGCEYHASLLPEEKTSVFKTFKERYKAPAIFVGDGINDAPTLASADVGIGMGKGSELSKQSADIVITNDSLNSLVKVLAIAKKTKSIIWQNILFALGIKAVFIVLGLMGVASLWEAVFGDVGVTLLALANSMRAMRA, from the coding sequence ATGCAAGAATACCACATTCATAATTTGGATTGCCCTGATTGCGCGTCTAAATTGGAAAGGGATTTAAACAAATTAGACTATGTGAAAAAAGCTCAAATCAATTTCAGCACCAGTAAGCTGTTTTTGGATACGAGCGATTTTGAAAAAGTTAAGGCTTTCATCAAGCAGAATGAACCGCATTTGAGCCTGTCTTTTAAAGAGGCCGCAGAAAAGCCCTTGAGTTTTACCCCACTCATTGTTACGATCGCTGTCTTTTTAGGCGCGATTTTAATCTTACACCTAGATCCTAGCCCTTTGATTGAAAAAGCGGTGTTTTTCGTGTTGGCTTTAGTGTATCTAGTGAGCGGTAAAGATGTGATTTTAGGGGCGTTTCGTGGGCTTAGGAAAGGGCAATTTTTTGATGAAAACGCTTTGATGCTCATTGCGACTATTGCGGCTTTTTGCGTGGGGGCTTATGAAGAGAGCGTGTCTATTATGGTGTTTTATTCAGCGGGCGAATTTTTGCAAAAACTCGCTATCGCTCGCTCTAAAAAATCCCTTAAGGCTTTGGTGGATGTCGCTCCTAATTTGGCTTATTTGAAAAAGGGCGATGCATTAGTGAGCGTTGCGCCTGAAGATTTAAGAGTCAATGACATTGTGGTGGTGAAAGTCGGCGAAAAAGTGCCTGTTGATGGCGTGGTGATTAAGGGCGAAAGTTTGCTAGATGAAAGGGCGTTGAGTGGGGAGTCTATGCCTGTTAATGTCAGCGAACGCTCTAAAGTTTTAGGGGGGAGCTTGAATTTAAAAGCGGTCCTTGAAATCCAAGTAGAGAAACTTTATAAAGATTCTTCTATCGCTAAAGTGGTGGATTTGGTCCAGCAAGCCACGAATGAAAAGAGCGAAACGGAGAAATTTATCACTAAATTTTCACGCTACTACACCCCAAGCGTTTTATTCATTGCCTTAATGATCGCTGTATTACCGCCCTTGTTTTCTATGGGGAGCTTTGATGAGTGGATTTATAGGGGGCTTGTGGCTTTAATGGTGAGCTGTCCTTGCGCGTTAGTGATTTCTGTGCCTTTAGGGTATTTTGGGGGCGTGGGAGCGGCGAGCAGAAAGGGCATTTTAATGAAAGGCGTGCATGTTTTAGAGGTGCTTACCCAAGCTAAAAGCATCGCCTTTGATAAAACCGGCACTTTGACTAAAGGCGTTTTTAAAGTAACGGATATTGTGCCGCAAAACGGGCATTCTAAAGAAGAAGTTTTGCATTACGCTTCTTGTTCGCAGCTTTTATCCACGCACCCTATCGCTTTATCCATTCAAAAAGCATGCGAAGAAATGTTAAAGGACGATAAGCATCAGCATGACATTAAGAATTACGAAGAAGTGAGCGGAATGGGGGTTAAAGCGCAATGCCATACGGATTTAATCATCGCAGGGAATGAAAAAATGCTCGATCAATTCAATATCGCGCACAGCCCTTCCAAAGAAAACGGCACGATCGTGCATGTGGCTTTCAACCAAACTTATATAGGCTATATCGTCATTAGCGATGAGATTAAAGATGACGCCATAGAGTGCTTAAGGGATTTAAAAGTGCAAGGGATAGAAAATTTTTGCATTTTGAGTGGGGACAGAAAAAGCGCGACTGAGAGCATCGCTCAAACTCTAGGCTGTGAATATCATGCAAGCTTGTTGCCTGAAGAAAAAACGAGCGTGTTTAAAACTTTCAAAGAACGCTATAAAGCCCCGGCGATTTTTGTAGGCGATGGCATCAATGACGCTCCGACTCTAGCGAGCGCTGATGTGGGGATAGGCATGGGGAAAGGCTCAGAATTGAGCAAGCAAAGCGCGGACATTGTGATCACTAATGATTCCTTAAATTCGTTAGTGAAAGTTTTAGCGATCGCTAAAAAAACTAAAAGCATTATTTGGCAAAATATCTTGTTCGCTTTGGGGATTAAAGCCGTTTTTATCGTGCTAGGGCTTATGGGGGTAGCGAGCTTGTGGGAGGCGGTTTTTGGCGATGTGGGGGTTACGCTTTTAGCCTTAGCCAACTCCATGCGCGCGATGAGGGCTTAA